TGCTCGATGCCCGCCTGCATGATGCGGTGGTAGTTGGGATGAAACTCGACCAGATCGATGCGCTGTCCGAAGCGATCGTGCGTGCGCAGGCGGGGCCGGTCGCGATGGGCATCGAAGCTGAGCCGGTACAGCTCGTCACCGGCAAGCGCGCCATAGGTCGCGAGCGCATCGGTGAAATCACCACCGCCCTCGCGCACCACCGCCTCGCACAGCGCACTGTCGTCACGCCACAGATCGCGCGGGCCGAACTCCGGCGGCTGGTTCTCGACCAGATGCGTGGCAAACGGCGGCAGCGGTTCCATCTGCGACTCCGGCACGGGCATGGGCTGATTCTAGGCTCCCCGGCCCGGCGGACGGCGCCACTCCGACGCCCAAGCCCAAGCCCAAGCCCAGCCCGGCTTCGGCTAAGACCTCCGCCCCGACCCGAGTCAAACGAAAAAAAAGGCCCCGCAATGCGGGGCCTCCCAAGCCGATATTGCCGGGCTTGCGTCAGATCACGCCACAGGCGTGATGTTCGACGCTTGCGCGCCCTTCGGACCCTGCGTCAGCTCGTAGCTGACGCGCTGGCCTTCCGCCAGGCTGCGGAAGCCCTTGGCGTTGATCGCAGAGAAATGCGCGAACACATCTGCGCTGCCGTCCTCGGGCGAAATGAACCCGAAGCCCTTGGCGTCGTTGAACCATTTCACGGTGCCGTACTGCATGTCCTTATCAACCTCATGCTGGATGCGTTGTCGCGCAGGGACCGACAACCGGGCCCACGCGCCGGTCGAGTATGCAAACTGAACGCCGGCTTGACAATCACCCCCGCGCCGAATGCCCGAGCAGGGCGGCCAGCAGCGCCGGCAACCCGGCCGACGCCACAGCCACGTTGTCCAGCACATCCTGCAGCGTGATGACCTCGTCCGGGTTCGGCCCGGCACCCGCCGCCCAGTTGGCGACAATGGCCAAACACGCGTAATCCAGGCCCAATTCCCGCGCCAGACCGGCTTCGGGCATGCCCGTCATACCCACCAGATCGCAGCCATCCCGGCGCATCCGCGCGATCTCCGCACGGGTTTCCAGGCGCGGCCCCTGGGTCGCCCCGTAGCAGCCCTCGGCCACCAGATCGACACCCGCCCTGGCCGCCGCCGCGATCACATCCTGCCGCAGCGCGCGCGTGTACGGCTCGCCGAAATCGACATGCAGGACCTCGGAGCCCTCTTCTTCACAAATCGTTGACACCCGTCCCCAGGTGTAATCGATCAACTGATCAGGACACGCCAGCACGCACGGACCGAAGCGCTCGCCAATGCCGCCGACCGTATTCAGCGCGAGCACCCGCTGCGCCCCCAGCGACTGCAGCGCGGCGAGATTGGCGCGGTAGTTGATCTTGTGCGGCGGCAGCGAATGACCTTCGCCGTGGCGCGCGAGGAAGGCAACGCGATGGCCGTCGAGCGTGCCGAGCCGGATCGGCCCGGACGGTGCGCCGAAGCGCGTAGACGGCTGCAGCGTTTCAACGTCACGCAGCGCGGCCAGCTTGTACAGGCCCGTGCCGCCGATGACGGCCAAAGCAATCCCACTCATCAGCTCAATCCTTCAGTGCGTAGATCGCCGGCAGGTTGCGGCCCTGCTCGTGGTAGTCCATGCCGTAGCCGAACACGTAACGGTCCGGCACCTCGACACCGACGTAATCGGCATGCAGGCCCGGAACGCAGCGGTCATGCACCTTCACCGCCAGCGCTGCGATGCGCACATCGCTCGCACCCTGCTCCAGGCACCAGGCGCGGATCGCGGCCAGGGTGTGGCCCTCATCGAGGATGTCGTCGGCCAGCAGCACCCGGCGCCCCTGCAGCGGCGTCGCCGGACGGTGCTTCCAGGTCAGCTCGCCGCCAGACGTCGCGCCGCGATAGCGCGTGGCATGCAGATAGTCGAACTCCAGGTCCAGCCCGAGCGCGCCGACCTCCATCGCCAGCTGCGCGGCGAACGGCAGGCCGCCGTGCATGATCGTGAGATAGACCGGCACATCGTCGCCGTAATCGGCGTGGATCGGCACGGCCATGCGCTTGATCGCCTGCTCGAGCGTGGCCCGGTCGATCAGCAGGTCGGAATTGGCCAGCGCGGCAGCCAGGTCGTTGCTCTTGGCAGCAGTCGAGCTCATCACGCCAGGCCCTCCAGGTGGCCGCGCGCCGAGCCGTAGCGGCTGTCGGCCAACAAACCATCCCAGCCCATCGCGCCGCGACCGATCAGGCCGGTCAGCGCCATCGTGTTGAGCGTGCGCCCCTGCACCGCCTGCAGCGATTCCTCGACCAGCTGCGGATGGCACACCAGCACCACGTCGCAGCCGGCGTCGTAATGGGCGTCGATGCGCGCCTTGACGCCGCCCACCGAGAACGCCGCCTTCATGCCGATGTCGTCACTGAAGACAACACCGCGGAAGCCCATCTCGTTGCGCAGCACGTCGTTGATCCAGAACTTCGAGTAGCCCGCCGGCTCGGGTGCCACGGCCGGGTACTTCACGTGCGCCATCATCACCGCATCGGCCTTGGCCTCGATGCCGGCGACGAAGGGAATCAGGTCGGTCGCGCGCAGCTCATCCAACGGACGCGGATCGACCGCATCGTCGAAATGGGTGTCGGCCTGCACCGAGCCGTGGCCCGGGAAATGCTTGAGCGTGGCGGCCATGCCGGCAGCGTGCATGCCACGCACGTAGGCGCGGGTGAACTCGGCGACCACGGCAGGATCCTCCGAGAACGCGCGATTGCCGATCGCCAGGTTGCCGCGGCCCAGATCGACCACCGGCGCGAAGCTTAGGTCGACGCCACTGGCCTGCACCTCGGTGGCCATCAGCCACGCATGCTCTTCGGCCAGCTTGAGCGCGCCCTCGCGGTCCTCGGCATGGAGCTTGCCGAAGCCCTGCAGCGGCGGCAGTGCGCTGTAGCCTTCACGGAAGCGCTGCACGCGGCCGCCTTCCTGGTCGACGCAGATCAGCTGCGGACGCGTGGCCGCGGCGCGGATCGACGCCGAAAGTTCGGCGACCTGGTCGCGGGATGCGAAGTTGCGGGTGAACAGGATCACGCCGGCGCACGCGTCGTGCTGCAGCCAGTCGCGCTCCTGCGCGGTAAGTTCGGTGCCGGCGACGCCGATCACGAGCATGCGGAAAACTCCAGGCAGTGGGGCTGCGCCAGGGGCGCGGCCCCGCATTGTCGCGCAGATGACCGGCCGCGGCAGCCCCGCGGCCGTGGCTGATTCAGCTGTGAACGGTCAGCCGATCAAACGGCGCAGCCGTCCGGGCCGCAGGCGGCGTCTTCAGGTTTGCCCGCGGCAGGCTCGCCCACAGCACGGTCGTCCGCAGCCGGCTCGCCCGTAGCCGGCGTTATGCCGATCCTGGCGAACGCGTCGCGGAATACATCCGGCGTCTGTGCGCCCTGCACCGCCAGGCGACCATCGAGGACGAACGTCGGCACCGCCTGGATGCCCAGCGCGCGCGCCTGGCCCAGTTGCGCGCGCACCTCGGCCAGGCCTTCGTCGGAATCGAGCATCGCGCGCACGCGCTGCTCCGACAGGCCGCCGGCGGCGCCGGCATCGACCAGCGTCTGCGCGTCGGCCAGATTGCGGCCTTCGGCGAAATGGGCACGGAACAGCGCCTCGCCGACCTGGTCGGCGTCGCCTTCACGCCCGGCCAGCCAGACCAGCCGGTGCGCCTTGAGCGTGTTGACCCGCACCTGGCCGCGGTCGAAGTCGAACGGCAGGCCTTCAGCGCGACCGGCCGCCTGGGTCTGCGCCAGGATCTGCGCGGTGCGCTCAGCGCCACCGAACTTGCGTTCGTACGCTTCGCGCAGCGGCACCGGGGTCTCGTCGGACTCGGGGTCGAGCTGGAACGCGTGCCAGTGGATGTCGGCGTTCCGCCCGGCTTCGCCCAGTTGCGCCAGCGCCTCGCGCAGGCGGTGCTTGCCGATCCAGCACCAGGGGCAGACCACGTCGGACCAGATATCGATGCGCAGGGGTTTGTTGTTCATGGTGCCGAGATGGGGCCTCAATGCGTCGACGCAACCGCGCCGGAACGCTCGCTCTCGCTCCACTGCGAGTAAGGCCGCGTGGCCAGGGCGAGGTTGTAGTAGCGCACCGCCTCGGTGACTTCCGCGCCGATCCACGACGGCCGGGCGAACGCCTCGTCTGCCGATGACAGCTCGATCTCGGCCACCACCAGTCCGGCGTTGTCACCGAGGAACTCGTCGACCTCCCACAGGTGGCCTTCGTGCTCGACGTAATGGCGGCGCTTGTCGACCAGGCCGCCGACGCACAGCGCCAGCAGGCCGCGCGCATCGTCGACCGGAATCGGGTAGTCGAACTCCTGGCGGGTGTGGCCCAGCTCGCGCGACTTGAGGTTGAGGAAAGCCTCGTCGCCGGCGATGCGCACGCGCACCGACGCCTTCATCGCGCCGGTGTCCATCGCCGCCTGGTCGTTGATGTAACCCTGCGCCATCGGCACCACTTCGCGCGCGGCCGCGCGCCAGCCGTCACCGGTGACCAGGAACTTGCGTTCGATTTCGATACCCATGTGCGCTCCTTGTCAGCCCGGCTCGAACATTGCGATCGATTCCACGTGCGCGGTGTGCGGGAACATGTCCATCACGCCCGCGGCGCGCAACTTCCAGCCGCGCTCGTTGACGAGGAAACCGGCGTCGCGCGCCAGCGAGGCCGGATGGCAGCTGACGTAGACGATGCGCCCGAACTGTTTCAACGGAAGCTGCGCCAGCACGACATCAGCGCCCGAACGCGGCGGGTCGAGCAGCAGCTTGTCGAAGCCCTGCTTCATCCAGGACTCACCGCTGAGATCCTTGGCCAGGTCGGCGGCATGGAAGTGGGCGTTGTCGATGCCGTTGTGGGCGGCGTTCTCGCGTGCGCGCCGCACCAGCCCCGCCTCGCCTTCCACGCCGACCACCTCGCGCACCTGCCGCGCCAGCGGCAGGGTGAAGTTGCCCAGGCCCGCGAACAGGTCCAGCACGCGGTCACCGGGCTGCGGCTGCAGCAGATCGATGGCGTGCTGGATCATCTTGCCGTTGAGGCCGGCGTTGACCTGGATGAAGTCGAGCGGGCGGAACAGGAATTCCAGGTTCCACTGCGGCAGGCTGAAGGCCAGTTTCGGATCGGCCGGCCACAACGCGTGCACGCTGTCCACTCCGGCCGGCTGCAGGAAGATCGCAAAGCCGTGCGCCTTGCCAAACGCGACGATGGCGTCCTTGTCGGCATCGGTGAGCGGCACCAGGTGACGGATCGTCAACGCGATGCCGCTGAAGTCCGGCGTCGGATCACCGGAGATGAACTCGATCTGCGGAATCTCGCGACGTGCCTGCAGGCCGTCGACCAGCGCGGCGAGTGCGCCGATGCTCTGGCCGATCTGCGGGATCACGGTGTGGCATTCGCGCAGGTCGGCGACGAAACGCGGATCGGTCTCGCGGAAGCCGACCAGGGTCTTGTCCTTCTTCTCGACGCGGCGCACCGAGAAACGGCCCTTGCGGCGATAACCCCAGGCGGCGTCGGTCAGCGGCGCGAGGATGCGTTCGGGCGTGACGTGGCCGATGCGCTCGAAGTTCTCCATCAGCACGTTCTGCTTGGCGAGGATCTGCTTGTCCTCGGCATAGTGCTGCAGGGCGCAGCCGCTGCACGTGCCGAAGTGTGGGCAGCGCGGCTCGACGCGCTCGGGCGCGGCCTCAAGCACGTCGACCGTGCGGGCCTCGTCAAAACTGCGGTGGCGGCCGGTCTGCGAGGCCATGACGCGCTCGCCCGGCAGGGCACCGGCGACGAACACGGCCTTGCCGTCGGGGCGGCGGGCTACGCCGCGACCGTCATGGGTCAGGCCGGTGATTTGTACTTCGAAGGGGGTTTGATCTATGCGGGCCACAGCGGCTGGCGTGAAGCAGGGGGCCGGCTATTGTCGCAGATGAGCCGCCCTCTCCCTTCTCCCGCGTGCGGGAGAAGTGCCCAAAGGGCGGATGAGGGCACTCCTGCCCTCACCCCGACCGTCCCAAGCGAGCGGCTGACGGCTACTTCTGCTTCCAGCCGCCGCCTGCATCCTGCACCCACCAGCCCGCGCGGGCGCTGTCGATCCACTGGCGCGCGAACACGGCGCGGATCTGCTGCTCCCACTCGGGATGGTTGTTGGCCACCGCGATCTCACGGTAGACGGCCTTGGCATCGCGGCCCTGCTCGGCCACCGCCTGGTTCACGCCCACGCGCTCGGGCAGCGGGATCTTGGCGGCATCGCGGACGCTGATCGTGCCGTCGTTGGCGAAGCCGAGCGCGCCGGAATCGAAGTGCGGGCGCAGCTGACTGTCGAAGCGCGAGGCCATGCGCGACTGGATCGCCTGGATGGCCGGGGTCTTGATGTTGATGTCCGGCTGGTCCTGCGCGTGGGCCGTGCCGATGCCGACCAGCGACAGCCAGTCGATGCGCGCGGCCAGCGTGCCGGCACCGTGCGGAGACAGCGATGCGCTCTGCCCGCCCGGCTTGTCCTGCGGCTTGGGCTGCGGCTGCTGGGCGTCGTCGCCGATGACCTTCTCGACGAACTCCTTGGCCGCTTCCTTGGCTTCGGCAGCCGGGAAGTAGACGTTGATCGTGACGCAGGCAGTCAGCATCACGGCGGCAACCGGTACCCCCATCCAACGGCGCATGTCTGTTCTCCTTTGATCGGTGTCCGCGGCAGTCGCACTGCGCGGATTGAAACGTGGGCTACCTTACTCGAAGACCGGTTTGACGTCGCCGCTGCTGGCCGCGACCAGGCGCTCGAGCAACGTCGGCCAATCGACGCGACGGTTGAATCCGACCACGCTCAGCCGCGGCAGGCCGGAACCTTCGACGATAATAAATCCCGGTCCGGCTAAACCCAGCCCTTCCATTTCGCAGACCTCGTCGACCAGCCGGCAGGCGATGCCGATCTCGCGATAGCCGAAGTCGTCGAACAAGCCGATCAGCTGCGTTTGCAGGCCGCTCACGAACGAGGCGTCGCTGACGCTCGACAGGTCCTGCACGGCGCGCTGGCTGACGCGCTGGCGCACGCCGGCGGCCCTGGCGGCATCGGCGTCGGTCTGCAGGTAAGAACTGAAGGCCACCGGCTGCCAGTCGACCAGGCGCAGGTCGGCGATGCGGCCGTCGAGCTTGCCGGTGATCGTGCCAAATCCAAGCACGCCGGTCAGCGATTCCAGGTCGATGTCATCGAAGGCGATGTCGGACGACAACGTCGGAGCGACACCGAACGGACGCTCCATCGCCAGCGACGACACCTGCACCGTGCCGCCGAACAGCTGCATCGCCAGCCCGCCCTCGAAGTCGAGCCGGTCGTTGGCATAGCGAGCCTCTGGGATGTGGCCGGTCAGCTGGCCAGTGAAGGCCGGCCAGCCCAGTGCCGTCGAGAGCTGTGCGACATCGAGTTGCTCCAGCTCCAGCCCGAACCTGATTTCCAGGCCACTGCCACCTGCAGGCGGCTTGATCTGCAGATGGTCGAAGCCGGCACGTCCACCCAGCAGAGGCATCGACACCGGCTGGCGCAAGTGCAGTACGCCGTCGGCGCTGCGCAACGGCAGGTGCGCGGCACCGAAGGCGAGACCGTGCAGCGCGCCACCTTGCCAGCGCAGCTCGCTCTCCAGCGTCCTGGTGGACGAGTAGCGCACGTCACCTTCGAGGCCATCGAATCGAAACCGTCCACGCGGATCGTCGACCACGGCCGAGGCCACGGTGAGGTCGGCTTCGCGCAGGTCGCCCCGCTCGATCCGCAGGCGCGCATCGGCAGCGCCGCCGAGCTGAAGTTCGCCGAGCCCGGCCATGCCGAGGAATCCGGTGAGGTAGCCATCGCGCAATGGCGCGAGGTTGCCGCTGTGTGCGCGCAGGTCGAGCGTACGCAGGTCCATCTGCGCATCCAGTGCGGCGCTGGCATCGACGCGCAGGATGCCGCCATCGTTCCAGGCCAGCCTCGGCAGCTGCCAGCCCCCGCCCTCGTCCTGCACCGCCTGCACCGACAGGTCGACGCGACGCTTCTGCAGCGCCAGGTAGGCATTGCCGAACAGCATCTCGCCGCCATGCAGCTGGCCTTCGATGCCGACACGCGTGGTCGCGGCGAGCTCGGCATCGATGTCGACCTGCGCGCCGACGTTCTCGCCGGCAACAGTGCCGTCGGCGGTGTCGAAGGCAACGGACTGCAACTGCAACGGGCCACTGATGTGCAGCGGCGCCTTCGCTGGTGCGGCGATGTCGAGCCATCCGGTAACGGTGCCGGCGTTGAGCCGACCCTGCGGCCAGGCCTGCGCCAGCAGTGCCTGGGCCCAGGCCACGGGCACCCGGGTCAGGTCGATTCGGGTCAGGTCCGGCGCGGAGGCCAGTCGCTGCAGCGCGAGCGCTCCATTGCCCTGGCCGAGACGGATGTCGGTACGGACCGGGTCGAGCTCCAGCGCCAGGCGCAGGGGCCGGCTTTTCCCGCTGCGGACATCGCCCTCGCAACGCCAGCGGTCGCGGTCGCGCGACAGCGGACAGCGCCAGGTGACATTGCTGTAGCGGTATCCCAGCTCCGGCGCTTCGACCCGCCCAGCGCGCAGCTCCAGCGACCCCTGGGACGACTGTGCCGGCCAGTCGAGGCGAACGTGCACGTCGGTCATCGTCGCCACCGCCAGCGTCACCTTTGCGATGCGCGCCTGGGCCGTGCGCGCATGCACCGTGCCCGTGGCCAGCAACGGCACGGTCAGCAGGCAGCCCAGCAGCAGGCGTAAGATCGCTCGCGACATCCGCGCAGCATACCCACAGGACGCGAACCGGCGATGACGCCGAACCAACAACCGCCCCGGACCGCACCTCCGCGAGTACTGCTGGTCGAGGACGACCCGATCAGCCGCAGCTTCCTCGGCGCCGCGCTGGCGGGAGTTCCGGCCGAGGTCGACGCCGCCGACAGCCTGGCCGCCGGCATCGCCCTCGCGTCCTCGCAGGACTATGCGTTGTGGATGATCGACGCGCGCCTGCCCGACGGCAGCGGCAGCCAGTTGCTGGCACGGCTGCGCGAGCAGCATCCGCATACGCCGGCGCTGGCACATACCGCCGCACACGAATCGACCATCCTCGATGCCCTGCTGGCGGCCGGGTTCGGCGAGGTGCTGGTCAAGCCGATGCCGGCGTCGACGGTGCAGTCGGCAGTGCAGCGGATGCTGGGATTGTCCGGCGCGCAGTCGCGCAACCTGGCAGTGGCAGATGACGGCCCGTTGCCGTTGTGGGACTACGACGCGGCCGCGCGCGCACTCAATGGCAACCGCACCCACGTCGATACCCTGCGCGGACTGTTCGCGCTCGAGCTTCCAAAGTCATTGCAGGCGATCGCCGAAGCCGGCGCGCGCGGCGATGGCGATGCCATGCGCGGCGACCTGCATCGGCTGCGCGCCAGTTGTGGTTTCGTCGGCGCCCTGCGGCTGGCGGCGGCCGTGGAGGCGCTGCATCGCGAACCGGGATCGCAGACGCTGCTCCACGCATTCGAACTGGCCGCGCGGGAAACCCAGGACTCGCTGTAGCCGTATGTGCTCGCGGCGGCGCGCCCGCGCGGGCAGGCTCGACGCTACGACGATGAACCGGACGGCTCCGGTGGTTCGCGCCTGGCGGTGACGCGCCCCAGTTCGGCCAGCATCTCCCACGACTTCAGTCCGCGCGATCCCAGGTGGTGGGCGAGCACGCCGCGCATCGCCCGTCGCAGGCCCTGCAGATCGTCGGGCTCTGGCTGGCGGTTGTCGGCCAGGGACAGCAGCGCACGCCCGGTGGCGGCACTGCTGCGATCGCCATGACCGCGATCGCTGAGCAGCCGGCGCGCGCCGTGCTCCGGATCGAGGCGATAGCGCGCGGCCGGATCGATCGGCGCGCCGTCGCCGTCGTGGTGCCAGTCGAAGCCGAAGCCCAGCGCATCAAGCAGGTCGCGCTCGTAGCGGCGCAACGTCCAGCCCAGCGGCTCGCCCGCGCCGATGCGCGCGCGGGCGACGGCATAGGCGTCGTACAGATCCGGCGCGGGATCCTGGCGTGGCGCCAGGCGCAATGTCAGCTCGTTGAGATAGAAGCCGGCCAGCATGGCTTCGCCGCCCAGTCGCGGCGCGACGTCGATGGCTTCGGCCGCGTTCAATCGCGCCAGTTCACCGACCTGCACCGCATCGAAGCGGATGGACTGCAGCGGCTGCAATGCCGCGCGCAGTACCTGCCGCTTCGGTCCCTGCACGCCGCGCGCGACCAGGCCCATGCGGCCATGGTTGGCGCTGAGCACTTCGACCAGCAAGCTGGTCTCGCGCCACGGACGCGCATGCAGGACGAACGCCGGTTCGTTGCTCAGGCGCACTTGGGCGGGGTGACCGGAGAATCAGTCGTGATAGCCAAACGCCCGCAGCGCAGCTTCATCGTCGGACCAGCCCTCGCGCACGCGCACCCAGGTTTCCAGGAACACCTTGCTGCCGAACAGGCGCTCCATCTGCAGGCGCGAACGCGAGCCGATCTCGCGCAGGCGCTCGCCGCCCTTGCCGATCACGATCGCCTTCTGGCCATCGCGCTCGACCCAGATGACCGCGCCGATGCGCAGCAGGTTGCCGTCGACCTCGAACTTCTCGATCTCGACGGTGGTGGCATAGGGCAACTCCTCGCCCAGCTGGCGCATCAGCTGCTCGCGCACCATCTCGCCGGCGAGGAATCGCTGGCTCTTGTCGGTGATCTCGTCTTCGCCGTACAGCGCGTCCTGCTCGGGCAGTTGTGCCATCACCGTCTTGACCAGTGCCTCCAGCCCGTTGCGCTTGAGCGCGGAGATCGGGTGCACGCCGGCGAAATCGCGACCGTCGCTGACCTTGGCCAGGTACGGCAGCAGCGCGGCCTTGTCCTTGAGCCTGTCGATCTGGTTGACCACCAGCACCACCGGAACGCCGGCATTCTTCAGGGCGTCGTACGCCAGCGCGTCATCGTCTTCCCAGTGCCCGGCACGCACCACCAGCAGGGCGGTATCGACGCCTTCCAGCGCACCGCGCGCGGCGCGGTTCATCCAGCGGTTCATCGCCCGCTTCTGCTCGCGGTGGATGCCGGGGGTGTCGACCAGCAGCAGCTGGCCTTCCGGGAAGGTGGCGATGCCGAGCAGCTGATGGCGGGTGGTCTGGGGGCGGTTGGAGGTGATGCTGACCTTGGCGCCGACCAGCGCGTTGACCAGGGTGGACTTGCCGACGTTGGGACGGCCGATGACGGCGACGTGGCCGGCGCGATGCGTGGGGGTGTTCATTGGGGAGATTGTCGGCTTGCGCGAGGCGCAGGGCAAACAATTCGCGGCCAGGCCTGCCTTTCGAGTTCCGTAGGCCGGGTAAGCGAAGCGCACCCGGGATTGCCGGCCGGTCCCCGGGTGCGCTTCGCTTACCCGGGCTACGGTCGGCTACGGTCGCTCAGTCGTCGATCTTCAGGCGCTCGAGCGCCCCTTCGGCGGCGATCTGCTCGGCGGCCCGGCGCGAGCCGGCCTCGCCCTGGGTGGTCAGCGGCGGCTGCACCAGGGTGCAGGTGACCACGAACGATTTGGCATGGTCCTCGCCGCTCTCGCTCAGCAGGGCGTAAACGGGGAGCGGCTTCTGCCTCCCCTGCAGCCATTCCTGCAGGCGGGTCTTGGCGTCCTTGCCAACCTTGTGCGGCGGCGGCAGCGCCGCGATCGCGGCCTCGAACCACGGCAGGACGGCGGACCGGCAGGCCTGGAAGTCCGAGTCGAGGTAGATCGCGCCGATCAGCGCTTCCAGGGCGTCGGCCAGGATCGAGTCGCGGCGGTGGCCGCCGGACTTCATTTCGCCGGGGCCGAGGGTCAGGCGCGCCCCAAGTTCCAGCTCACGGGCAATCGGCGCCAGCGCCGACTCCCGCACCAGCTCGGCACGTGCGCGGGTCAGCGCGCCTTCGTCGGCGCGGGGCCAACGGGTGTACAGCGCCTCGGCAACGATCAGGTTGACCAGCGCGTCGCCGAGAAACTCCAGCCGCTCGTTGTGCGGTGCACCCGCACTGCGATGGGTCAGGGCCTGGTCGAGCAGGCCCTGATCGTTGAAGCGGTAGCCGATCCGGTCACTCATCCAGCGCGGAGCGACTCAACAGCTGCTCGGCGGTGAAATGGCCGACCACGTCGATGTTGGCGATCAGCGGGCGACGCACTTCGTAGTCGACGGTCATCAGGTAGCCGGCGTCCTTGCGGGCGATCTTGAGGTTTTCCGGCTTCACGTTCTCGGAATAGCTGACGTAGAGGCGGCGGAAGAACGCGTCCTTGATCCGGCCCGGATCCTGCTGGCTCATGCTCGATTCCTTGGCCATCTCCCTCAGCGCTTCCTTGACCGAGTAGTACTCCGAGTACATCGGGATGAGCTTCATGCCCATGTAGATGAACAGGCCGACCACTCCCAGCACGATGATGAACCCGATCAGGGTCATGCCGCTCTGCGTACGCTTCATTTGACCAGTCCCCCAGTTATGTATGTCCCGCCCGGGCGCCGTCGTAGTTTCCCCTCCGACGGCGCGGGCAGTGTTGCCGGCGCAAGTATTGCCTGGCCAGTATTACTTGATACGGCTGCCGATGCGTGAACGGTCGACGCCGCCGTCAAAATTCATCCAGATCAGGAACGCCTTGCCGCGCAGGTTCTGCTCCGGCAGGAAGCCCCAGTATCGGCTGTCTTCGCTGTTGTCGCGGTTGTCGCCCATCACGAAATAGTGACCCGGCGGCACGATCCAGTCGCCTTCCCCCTGATCAAGGAACGGCAGATTGGTCCGCTCCAGGACGTTGTGCTC
Above is a genomic segment from Lysobacter sp. S4-A87 containing:
- a CDS encoding CYTH domain-containing protein gives rise to the protein MGIEIERKFLVTGDGWRAAAREVVPMAQGYINDQAAMDTGAMKASVRVRIAGDEAFLNLKSRELGHTRQEFDYPIPVDDARGLLALCVGGLVDKRRHYVEHEGHLWEVDEFLGDNAGLVVAEIELSSADEAFARPSWIGAEVTEAVRYYNLALATRPYSQWSESERSGAVASTH
- a CDS encoding hypoxanthine-guanine phosphoribosyltransferase, which encodes MSSTAAKSNDLAAALANSDLLIDRATLEQAIKRMAVPIHADYGDDVPVYLTIMHGGLPFAAQLAMEVGALGLDLEFDYLHATRYRGATSGGELTWKHRPATPLQGRRVLLADDILDEGHTLAAIRAWCLEQGASDVRIAALAVKVHDRCVPGLHADYVGVEVPDRYVFGYGMDYHEQGRNLPAIYALKD
- a CDS encoding DsbA family oxidoreductase; translation: MRIDIWSDVVCPWCWIGKHRLREALAQLGEAGRNADIHWHAFQLDPESDETPVPLREAYERKFGGAERTAQILAQTQAAGRAEGLPFDFDRGQVRVNTLKAHRLVWLAGREGDADQVGEALFRAHFAEGRNLADAQTLVDAGAAGGLSEQRVRAMLDSDEGLAEVRAQLGQARALGIQAVPTFVLDGRLAVQGAQTPDVFRDAFARIGITPATGEPAADDRAVGEPAAGKPEDAACGPDGCAV
- a CDS encoding response regulator is translated as MTPNQQPPRTAPPRVLLVEDDPISRSFLGAALAGVPAEVDAADSLAAGIALASSQDYALWMIDARLPDGSGSQLLARLREQHPHTPALAHTAAHESTILDALLAAGFGEVLVKPMPASTVQSAVQRMLGLSGAQSRNLAVADDGPLPLWDYDAAARALNGNRTHVDTLRGLFALELPKSLQAIAEAGARGDGDAMRGDLHRLRASCGFVGALRLAAAVEALHREPGSQTLLHAFELAARETQDSL
- a CDS encoding DUF1318 domain-containing protein; amino-acid sequence: MRRWMGVPVAAVMLTACVTINVYFPAAEAKEAAKEFVEKVIGDDAQQPQPKPQDKPGGQSASLSPHGAGTLAARIDWLSLVGIGTAHAQDQPDINIKTPAIQAIQSRMASRFDSQLRPHFDSGALGFANDGTISVRDAAKIPLPERVGVNQAVAEQGRDAKAVYREIAVANNHPEWEQQIRAVFARQWIDSARAGWWVQDAGGGWKQK
- a CDS encoding cold-shock protein; this encodes MQYGTVKWFNDAKGFGFISPEDGSADVFAHFSAINAKGFRSLAEGQRVSYELTQGPKGAQASNITPVA
- the recO gene encoding DNA repair protein RecO, whose amino-acid sequence is MRLSNEPAFVLHARPWRETSLLVEVLSANHGRMGLVARGVQGPKRQVLRAALQPLQSIRFDAVQVGELARLNAAEAIDVAPRLGGEAMLAGFYLNELTLRLAPRQDPAPDLYDAYAVARARIGAGEPLGWTLRRYERDLLDALGFGFDWHHDGDGAPIDPAARYRLDPEHGARRLLSDRGHGDRSSAATGRALLSLADNRQPEPDDLQGLRRAMRGVLAHHLGSRGLKSWEMLAELGRVTARREPPEPSGSSS
- the rlmD gene encoding 23S rRNA (uracil(1939)-C(5))-methyltransferase RlmD codes for the protein MARIDQTPFEVQITGLTHDGRGVARRPDGKAVFVAGALPGERVMASQTGRHRSFDEARTVDVLEAAPERVEPRCPHFGTCSGCALQHYAEDKQILAKQNVLMENFERIGHVTPERILAPLTDAAWGYRRKGRFSVRRVEKKDKTLVGFRETDPRFVADLRECHTVIPQIGQSIGALAALVDGLQARREIPQIEFISGDPTPDFSGIALTIRHLVPLTDADKDAIVAFGKAHGFAIFLQPAGVDSVHALWPADPKLAFSLPQWNLEFLFRPLDFIQVNAGLNGKMIQHAIDLLQPQPGDRVLDLFAGLGNFTLPLARQVREVVGVEGEAGLVRRARENAAHNGIDNAHFHAADLAKDLSGESWMKQGFDKLLLDPPRSGADVVLAQLPLKQFGRIVYVSCHPASLARDAGFLVNERGWKLRAAGVMDMFPHTAHVESIAMFEPG
- the nagZ gene encoding beta-N-acetylhexosaminidase, with the translated sequence MLVIGVAGTELTAQERDWLQHDACAGVILFTRNFASRDQVAELSASIRAAATRPQLICVDQEGGRVQRFREGYSALPPLQGFGKLHAEDREGALKLAEEHAWLMATEVQASGVDLSFAPVVDLGRGNLAIGNRAFSEDPAVVAEFTRAYVRGMHAAGMAATLKHFPGHGSVQADTHFDDAVDPRPLDELRATDLIPFVAGIEAKADAVMMAHVKYPAVAPEPAGYSKFWINDVLRNEMGFRGVVFSDDIGMKAAFSVGGVKARIDAHYDAGCDVVLVCHPQLVEESLQAVQGRTLNTMALTGLIGRGAMGWDGLLADSRYGSARGHLEGLA
- a CDS encoding S-methyl-5'-thioinosine phosphorylase — its product is MSGIALAVIGGTGLYKLAALRDVETLQPSTRFGAPSGPIRLGTLDGHRVAFLARHGEGHSLPPHKINYRANLAALQSLGAQRVLALNTVGGIGERFGPCVLACPDQLIDYTWGRVSTICEEEGSEVLHVDFGEPYTRALRQDVIAAAARAGVDLVAEGCYGATQGPRLETRAEIARMRRDGCDLVGMTGMPEAGLARELGLDYACLAIVANWAAGAGPNPDEVITLQDVLDNVAVASAGLPALLAALLGHSARG